The following nucleotide sequence is from Alistipes sp. ZOR0009.
CGGTGGGTAGCCCAACGGTTACCGAGGGCGGCGTGCTCGCCTTCGTGGTGAGCCTCAGCAACCCTAGCGATCAGGCCATATCGGCTGGCTACACCGTAGAGGATGGTACCGCCACAATGGGTACCGACTTCGACAACGTGCCCGCGGGTACGCTCTCCTTTGCTGCTGGCGAGACGAGCAAAACCGTGCTGGTACCAACCACCGACGNNNNNNNNNNAATAGCCTGGTAAATGTCGATCCCGACAAGCTGGTTGGCGTGGGTACGATCCTCGACAACGACGGCGCTCCTACCCTTTCGGTGGGCGACGCTACAGTAGCCGAAGGCGGCAAACTGCAGTTTGTGGTGAGCCTCAGCGCAGCTAGCGGCAAGGCGGTAACCGTTAAGGCTTCCTCCGCCGATGGTTCCGCTACAACAGCCGATAACGACTACACTTCCGTATCGAACCTAGCGGTAACCTTTGCCCCAGGCGAGGTATCCAAGGTGGTGGAGGTGCCAACTACGGCCGACACCAAGTTCGAGAGTGATGAAACTATATCGCTTGAGCTAACAGATGCCACCAACGCTACCATAGCCGATGGCAGCGCTACTGGAACGATAACCAACGACGATACCAAGCCAACGGTTGCGGTGGGTAGCCCAACGGTTACCGAGGGCGACGTGCTCGCCTTCGTGGTGAGCCTCAGCAACCCTAGCGATCAGGCCATATCGGCTGGCTACACCCTAGAGGATGGTACCGCCACAATGGGTACCGACTTCGACAACGTGCCCGCGGGTACGCTCTCCTTTGCCGCTGGCGAGACGAGCAAAACCGTGCTGGTACCAACCACCGACGNNNNNNNNNNGGCAGCCTGGTAAATGTTGATCCCGACAAGCTGGTTGGCGTGGGTACGATCCTAGACAACGACGGCGCTCCTACCCTTTCGGTAGGCGACGCAACGGTAGCCGAAGGCGGCAAGCTGCAGTTTGTGGTGAGCCTCAGCGCAGCTAGCGGCAAGGCGGTAACCGTTAAGGCTTCCACCGCCGATGGCTCCGCTACTACGGCTGATAACGACTACACTTCCGTATCCAACCTAGCGGTAACCTTTGCCCCAGGCGAGGTATCCAAGGTGGTGGAGGTACCAACTATGGCCGACACCAAGTTCGAAAGCGACGAAACCATAGCGCTTGAGCTGACAGACGCCACCAACGCTACCATAGCCGATGGCAGTGCTACCGGAACGATAACCAACGATGATGCTACTCCCGCTATCTCTGTTGCTGATGCTACAGCAATCGAGGGTGATAAGCTTCGCTTTAGGATTACTCTTGATAAGGTATCGGATAATGAGGTTTCTGTTAACATTGGACTTCAAGATATCACTACAAGTAGCAGCGACTACAGCGCTTTACCTTCTATTACCGTTACTTTTGCTGCTGGCGATCTTGAAAAATGGGTGGAGGTTTCTACTCTTAAAGATGCTATTGTAGAGGGCAATGAGCAGGTTAAGCTGGTGCTATCGGGTGCTACAAATGCTACTATTGCTGTTCCAGAGGCTATAGGAACTATTACAGATGTGATGGTTAAACCGCTGAACTTCGACTTCGAGGTTTCGGGTACAGAGGATAGTCCGGTCTCTATTCCTAAGAACGGTTTTGCAGATAACTTCGACAAGGACTACAAGACCGAACTCTTAAAGGTTAAGATTGAATCGTTACCCGAAAATGGAAGTTTGGTGCTAAACGGTAGCCCCGTTAAGGTAGGCGACGA
It contains:
- a CDS encoding Calx-beta domain-containing protein, whose product is NSLVNVDPDKLVGVGTILDNDGAPTLSVGDATVAEGGKLQFVVSLSAASGKAVTVKASSADGSATTADNDYTSVSNLAVTFAPGEVSKVVEVPTTADTKFESDETISLELTDATNATIADGSATGTITNDDTKPTVAVGSPTVTEGDVLAFVVSLSNPSDQAISAGYTLEDGTATMGTDFDNVPAGTLSFAAGETSKTVLVPTTD